A single region of the Latilactobacillus curvatus JCM 1096 = DSM 20019 genome encodes:
- the abc-f gene encoding ribosomal protection-like ABC-F family protein codes for MGTIQFKALTFNYSDQTQPLFDHVTLQFDASWKLGLIGRNGRGKTTLLKLLQHQLPFDGQLVTNLDFQYFPQTVTEPTQLTHDILMQLGNLDNSTFWQVERELRLLQVAPEIVWQPFASLSPGEQTKMLLALLFIDDYHFQLIDEPTNHLDQEGRQVVANYLRQKAGFIVVSHDRHFLNQVIDHVLAINRADITVHQGNYQTWQTAHDQQAAYEQQQNQQLKGDIKRLTKTAQQKAQWSHEAEKGKNAASVKTESANLDKGFISHRAAKVMKRATTIANRAEEAIEAKQQLFKNVEIAAPLTINQRPLKPGQNVLSVDELVLQQDGVILNQPLSFTLETGQQVALTGINGAGKSTLIKALLALPATDHIASGSLHLNPHLTLSYLPQDFDQLSGSLADFAAAKQVDHEQLLSMLRKLGFDRDLFTHRLETMSMGQKRKAALARSLFEEADCYLWDEPLNYLDVITREQVQTLIAEQRPTLLFIEHDVDFVNAIATQTYALRPQH; via the coding sequence ATGGGCACAATTCAATTCAAAGCACTCACATTTAACTATTCAGATCAAACACAACCGTTGTTCGATCACGTCACGCTTCAATTCGACGCCAGTTGGAAACTCGGTTTAATCGGGCGCAATGGTCGCGGTAAAACAACGTTATTAAAATTACTTCAACACCAACTACCATTTGATGGCCAGTTGGTTACCAATCTCGATTTTCAATATTTCCCACAGACTGTTACAGAACCTACGCAACTCACACACGATATTCTAATGCAGCTAGGTAACCTCGACAATTCAACCTTCTGGCAAGTCGAGCGGGAACTGCGGCTCCTACAAGTCGCACCCGAAATCGTCTGGCAACCATTTGCTTCGTTAAGTCCTGGTGAACAAACCAAAATGTTACTCGCCTTACTATTCATCGACGACTATCATTTTCAACTGATCGACGAACCAACCAATCACCTGGATCAAGAAGGCCGCCAAGTCGTTGCCAATTATTTACGCCAAAAAGCCGGCTTCATTGTCGTCAGCCATGACCGCCATTTCTTAAACCAAGTGATCGACCATGTCCTAGCGATTAATCGTGCCGACATCACCGTTCACCAAGGCAACTACCAAACTTGGCAAACCGCCCACGACCAACAAGCTGCTTATGAGCAACAACAGAATCAACAACTCAAGGGCGATATCAAACGGCTGACAAAAACAGCACAACAAAAAGCGCAGTGGTCCCACGAAGCTGAAAAAGGGAAAAACGCCGCCAGTGTCAAAACTGAAAGTGCCAATCTCGATAAAGGCTTCATCAGTCATCGCGCCGCTAAGGTTATGAAACGGGCGACGACAATTGCCAACCGCGCGGAAGAAGCAATCGAAGCAAAACAACAACTTTTTAAAAACGTTGAAATTGCTGCACCACTGACCATCAATCAGCGACCCCTCAAACCCGGTCAAAATGTGCTTAGTGTTGATGAACTTGTCTTACAACAAGACGGCGTCATCCTTAATCAACCACTCTCATTCACCTTAGAAACTGGTCAACAGGTTGCCCTAACTGGGATTAATGGCGCAGGTAAATCAACACTGATTAAGGCGTTACTTGCATTACCCGCAACTGACCACATTGCCAGCGGTAGTCTGCACCTTAATCCGCACTTAACCCTCTCGTATCTTCCACAAGATTTCGATCAACTGAGCGGCTCACTGGCCGACTTCGCTGCTGCGAAACAGGTTGATCACGAACAACTGCTAAGCATGTTACGCAAACTGGGTTTTGACCGCGATTTATTTACCCACCGTCTAGAAACGATGAGCATGGGACAAAAACGTAAAGCTGCACTGGCACGTTCGCTCTTTGAAGAGGCTGACTGTTACCTCTGGGATGAACCGTTGAATTACCTCGACGTCATCACGCGTGAACAAGTTCAAACTCTAATTGCCGAGCAACGCCCAACCCTCCTATTTATCGAGCATGATGTTGATTTCGTTAACGCCATCGCCACCCAAACCTACGCACTTCGACCACAACACTAA
- a CDS encoding amino acid permease: MGLMAKMLRKESLERYLQQDQRLAKTLTAKDLIALGVGAVIGTGIFILPGTIAALHSGPAITISFMIAAAVCAVAAMCYAEFSSALPVAGSAYSYGNIIFGELIGWLLGWALFLEYMLSVAAVSTGWSAYFVSFIEGFGIHIPHAITGPFDPAHGTYVNLFAMLVVGLIATLLMRGTRSSTRINNIMVLIKLGVVLLFISVGIFYVKPTNWQPFMPFGVSGIFKGASLVFFAYLGFDCVSASAAEVKNPQKNLPIGIIGTLIICTLLYILVAFVLTGMVSYRELDVANPVTFALQVVHQNWFAGLISLGALAGMFTMMLTMTYSSSRLIYSIGRDGLLPKALGKVTAKHQTPTNSIKIVTIVIMILGGFVSLDQLTNLVNIGTLVAFFWMSIGVIPLRKRKDIPNKNGFKVPFYPVLPLISGALCLLMMFELPKVTWIAAAIWFVIGLVVYFTYGIFNSRLNND; encoded by the coding sequence ATGGGATTAATGGCAAAGATGTTACGAAAAGAATCACTGGAACGTTATTTACAACAAGATCAGCGGTTGGCCAAAACATTAACGGCTAAGGATTTAATTGCATTGGGCGTGGGGGCAGTGATTGGGACCGGGATTTTTATCTTACCGGGAACGATTGCGGCGTTACATAGTGGCCCGGCAATCACGATTTCATTTATGATTGCGGCGGCCGTTTGTGCCGTTGCGGCGATGTGTTACGCCGAATTTTCATCGGCATTACCAGTTGCGGGAAGTGCTTACTCATATGGCAATATTATTTTTGGTGAGTTAATCGGTTGGCTGCTTGGCTGGGCTTTATTCTTGGAGTATATGTTGTCAGTTGCGGCAGTTTCAACTGGTTGGTCGGCTTATTTTGTATCATTTATCGAAGGGTTTGGCATCCATATTCCGCATGCAATTACTGGCCCGTTTGATCCGGCACATGGCACTTATGTGAACCTGTTTGCGATGCTGGTAGTGGGCTTGATTGCGACATTATTAATGCGAGGGACTCGTTCATCAACACGAATTAATAACATCATGGTTTTGATTAAATTAGGCGTAGTGCTACTTTTCATTAGTGTCGGGATTTTCTACGTGAAACCCACTAACTGGCAACCGTTCATGCCGTTTGGGGTAAGTGGGATTTTCAAAGGGGCATCACTCGTCTTCTTTGCTTACCTTGGCTTTGACTGTGTGTCAGCATCGGCGGCAGAGGTTAAGAATCCACAAAAAAATCTTCCTATCGGGATTATTGGGACGTTAATCATCTGTACGTTGCTTTATATATTAGTGGCGTTTGTCCTCACAGGGATGGTGTCGTACCGCGAATTGGACGTTGCTAATCCGGTCACATTCGCGCTACAAGTCGTCCATCAAAATTGGTTTGCCGGTCTGATTTCACTCGGCGCATTAGCAGGGATGTTCACGATGATGTTGACGATGACTTACAGCAGTTCCCGCCTCATCTATTCAATTGGTCGTGATGGCTTATTACCAAAAGCACTTGGTAAAGTGACTGCAAAACATCAAACCCCAACTAACAGTATCAAAATTGTGACGATAGTCATCATGATTCTAGGCGGGTTCGTTTCACTGGATCAATTGACTAATTTGGTAAACATCGGCACATTGGTGGCTTTTTTCTGGATGTCGATTGGGGTCATCCCATTGCGGAAGCGCAAGGACATTCCGAATAAAAATGGGTTTAAAGTCCCATTTTACCCAGTTTTACCGTTAATATCAGGAGCGCTATGTTTATTGATGATGTTTGAATTGCCAAAAGTCACTTGGATTGCAGCGGCAATCTGGTTTGTCATCGGCTTAGTGGTCTACTTTACGTATGGGATTTTCAATAGTCGCTTAAATAATGATTAA
- a CDS encoding YibE/F family protein, translating to MVKHKRLWIGLIGSVICVLGVLGTYFDAGLYQQPIIRVTRVQTISREKQTDEYQNEDTEVVQRVTGQFLNTKQKGQVITLRNTYTASQAMSTRYYKGQQVFLHRDQYLKKWTLNEPKRDTIIVGLTLLTFSFLLLMMLKRGLMTLISVLVNLVAFVLTLHLNAMTGGRWLLPIMCGLAVVLTGLTLLLVLGPNRQMLVSYGATIGATFLALFLSMAVLKLTGDQGLHYETMAYELQPYKTVFLAEVVLGILGAVMDETTDISSSLQQLAIERPNVTKTELFKSGLAIGREIIGPLVNVLFFLVMADAFPIILLYLRNGNTIAYTLSRTVTLSFTQTVISAIGITLAVPVTSLLASQLVRVRRL from the coding sequence GTGGTAAAACATAAACGGCTGTGGATTGGTCTAATAGGAAGTGTCATCTGCGTCCTCGGTGTATTAGGGACGTATTTCGATGCTGGTTTGTATCAGCAACCGATTATTCGGGTAACGCGGGTCCAGACAATTAGCCGTGAGAAACAGACTGATGAGTACCAAAATGAAGATACAGAAGTAGTCCAGCGGGTCACGGGCCAATTTTTGAACACTAAGCAAAAAGGGCAAGTGATTACGCTGCGCAATACGTATACGGCGTCGCAAGCGATGTCGACGCGGTACTATAAAGGACAACAAGTCTTTTTACACCGTGATCAATATTTGAAAAAGTGGACCTTAAACGAGCCTAAGCGCGATACAATCATCGTTGGCTTAACACTGTTGACGTTTAGTTTCCTATTACTAATGATGCTCAAGCGCGGATTGATGACGCTAATCAGTGTCTTGGTCAATCTCGTCGCATTCGTCTTAACACTCCATTTAAACGCGATGACGGGTGGACGGTGGTTATTGCCGATTATGTGTGGCTTAGCGGTCGTTCTAACGGGTTTAACGCTACTTTTAGTATTAGGACCCAACCGCCAGATGCTTGTCTCATATGGCGCGACAATTGGCGCAACGTTCCTAGCACTGTTTCTCAGCATGGCCGTCTTGAAATTAACCGGCGATCAAGGCTTGCATTATGAAACGATGGCCTATGAATTACAGCCGTATAAAACGGTCTTCTTAGCGGAAGTCGTGCTCGGGATTTTAGGCGCTGTGATGGATGAGACGACCGATATTTCATCGTCACTCCAGCAATTAGCGATTGAACGGCCAAACGTTACGAAGACTGAATTGTTTAAATCAGGACTCGCAATTGGTCGCGAAATTATTGGTCCATTAGTTAATGTGTTGTTCTTTTTAGTCATGGCGGATGCTTTTCCAATTATTTTATTGTATCTACGCAATGGCAACACAATTGCGTATACCTTATCGCGAACTGTCACGTTAAGTTTTACGCAGACGGTGATTAGTGCGATTGGGATTACTTTGGCGGTGCCAGTAACGAGCTTGTTGGCAAGCCAGTTAGTGCGGGTGAGACGCCTATGA
- a CDS encoding YibE/F family protein: MMLLTGILLILLVLVCGWQGLTIFFSLGLNFVVIILALVLVAGGFEPLIVSGLLSLILLATSIFMNTKQPLTAKTAFVTSLIVVVGLLIIIVPLSQLAATYGFGAEDAEEIEGFGLAIGLSFQKISIMMIILGSLGAIAETSIAVASGLVEILEYDAQMGAKQLFKAGIAIGEKIIATAFNTLFFSFFGSFLSLTMWFIQLGYPISKIVNHKILIGEGLALLIGVIGVIATVPLTSWLLNYFRKPKDE, translated from the coding sequence ATGATGTTGCTAACGGGAATTTTACTGATCTTATTAGTGCTGGTTTGTGGTTGGCAAGGGCTGACGATTTTCTTCAGCCTTGGTTTGAATTTTGTCGTGATTATATTGGCACTGGTCTTGGTGGCGGGTGGGTTTGAACCGCTGATTGTGAGTGGTCTGTTGAGTCTGATTTTGTTAGCGACATCCATCTTCATGAATACCAAGCAGCCATTAACGGCCAAGACGGCGTTTGTGACGTCGTTAATCGTGGTGGTGGGCTTGCTGATCATTATTGTGCCCCTCAGCCAGTTAGCAGCTACCTACGGCTTTGGTGCGGAAGATGCAGAAGAGATTGAAGGCTTTGGACTCGCAATCGGCTTGTCGTTCCAAAAAATTAGTATCATGATGATCATTCTGGGCAGCTTAGGGGCAATCGCCGAAACGAGTATTGCAGTTGCCAGTGGTTTAGTCGAAATCTTAGAATACGACGCGCAAATGGGCGCCAAGCAACTCTTTAAAGCGGGAATCGCGATCGGTGAAAAAATTATTGCGACGGCTTTTAATACACTGTTCTTTAGTTTTTTCGGTAGCTTCTTGTCATTAACGATGTGGTTCATTCAACTCGGTTATCCAATTAGTAAAATTGTGAACCATAAAATTTTAATTGGTGAGGGACTCGCACTATTAATCGGAGTGATTGGGGTCATAGCAACCGTTCCGCTGACCAGTTGGCTCCTAAACTATTTCAGAAAACCAAAAGACGAATAA
- a CDS encoding C40 family peptidase — protein sequence MKKQKMTYLSSGMVGLAGLVLMGLQTNDAQAATNGTVNYADGATTVWTSPAVGQKPARYLATNQQVTIQDTKQVYGQTWYKLGNDEWVSSQFITAGDATAQPAATTTAVKNTVTANFQSGATTVWADTTAAQPTGEYLTYGTTKNVIDQKDLNGTTWYQLESKGWIPASYVVLNNPNLDGVTPITNAPAVTPVAATTTTTEVQAPTAPQATTPAPATETPAPAATTEATTPAATTSTPAATTQPAQTQTTTTQSNQQTTQAATTQQAPQTNTTTKASGNAQTVINAALSQIGTPYVWGGSTPGVGLDCSGLVQYAYAQAGVSLGRVTTAQEGAGQRVSLDNLQPGDILFWGGAGASYHDAIYIGGGQYVHAPQPGESVKTASISSYFMPSFAVRVL from the coding sequence ATGAAAAAACAAAAAATGACTTACTTATCTTCTGGAATGGTTGGCCTTGCCGGCTTAGTATTGATGGGTCTTCAAACAAATGATGCCCAAGCTGCAACAAATGGTACGGTTAACTACGCTGACGGGGCAACAACCGTTTGGACTAGCCCAGCAGTAGGTCAAAAACCTGCTCGTTACTTGGCAACTAACCAACAAGTAACAATCCAAGACACAAAACAAGTTTACGGCCAAACATGGTACAAACTTGGTAATGACGAATGGGTTTCAAGCCAATTCATTACAGCCGGCGATGCAACTGCTCAACCAGCTGCAACAACAACCGCTGTTAAGAACACAGTAACAGCTAACTTCCAATCAGGTGCAACAACTGTTTGGGCTGACACAACTGCTGCTCAACCAACTGGCGAATACTTAACATATGGCACAACTAAAAACGTCATTGATCAAAAAGATTTAAACGGCACAACTTGGTACCAATTAGAAAGCAAAGGTTGGATTCCTGCTAGCTACGTTGTTTTAAACAACCCTAACTTGGATGGTGTCACACCAATTACAAATGCACCTGCAGTGACACCAGTTGCTGCAACAACCACTACAACTGAAGTTCAAGCACCAACTGCTCCTCAAGCAACAACGCCGGCACCTGCTACAGAAACACCAGCGCCTGCTGCAACAACTGAAGCAACAACCCCTGCTGCTACAACAAGTACACCAGCAGCAACAACACAACCTGCTCAAACACAAACAACGACAACTCAAAGCAACCAACAAACAACTCAAGCTGCAACAACTCAACAAGCACCACAAACGAATACAACGACAAAAGCAAGTGGTAACGCACAAACTGTTATCAACGCTGCTTTATCACAAATTGGTACACCTTACGTATGGGGAGGCTCAACACCTGGTGTTGGTCTTGACTGTTCTGGTTTAGTGCAATACGCATACGCACAAGCTGGCGTTTCATTGGGCCGTGTCACAACTGCTCAAGAAGGTGCTGGCCAACGCGTCTCACTTGATAACTTACAACCTGGCGATATCCTCTTCTGGGGTGGCGCTGGTGCTTCATACCACGACGCAATCTACATCGGTGGTGGCCAATACGTCCACGCACCACAACCTGGCGAATCAGTTAAGACAGCAAGTATCTCAAGTTACTTCATGCCTTCATTCGCAGTTCGCGTCCTTTAA
- a CDS encoding toxin Cry1Ac domain D-VI-related protein: MKKLTLALLLTMTSCFMILAGCQNKTEIPAAATKTEEKIDQYVQKVNQLYSDGSRKDPAKLTANKQHQIITAADKLDKQITPNLYMSGISADAKADYKAAQKDLDKITGKQPATSESESVASEKPAKKKKKNKVKTSAFFDKDGIVKADAQLGEETDYTDHPKQLADYQEAKNQLAAMAAVRNLFTDDNLKHIPANLSASDFPYVRALINKSTHDGFKEKYLAYVKNAENQYNTYSNNTQAATTQNTTTANQATTNQNTATNTQTTTGYAANTATGNGTGATTGTGTGTSTTDTTTGTGTTGTQSNTQTGTDQTQTGTLQ; encoded by the coding sequence ATGAAAAAATTAACACTTGCTCTATTGCTGACCATGACCAGCTGTTTCATGATTCTAGCTGGCTGTCAGAATAAAACAGAAATTCCAGCTGCCGCAACTAAAACAGAAGAAAAAATTGATCAATACGTCCAAAAAGTGAACCAACTCTATAGTGATGGTTCCCGTAAAGATCCTGCGAAGTTAACAGCCAATAAACAACACCAAATTATCACTGCGGCTGACAAACTCGACAAACAAATCACGCCCAACCTTTATATGAGCGGAATTAGCGCTGATGCAAAGGCTGATTACAAGGCTGCCCAAAAAGATCTAGATAAGATTACTGGTAAGCAACCAGCAACTAGTGAATCTGAAAGTGTTGCTTCTGAAAAGCCTGCTAAAAAGAAGAAAAAGAACAAAGTTAAAACAAGCGCCTTTTTCGATAAAGATGGGATTGTCAAAGCCGATGCACAACTTGGTGAAGAAACGGACTATACCGACCACCCCAAACAACTTGCTGATTATCAAGAAGCTAAAAATCAATTAGCGGCTATGGCAGCTGTCCGGAACTTATTTACAGACGACAACCTCAAGCATATTCCAGCTAACCTATCTGCTAGCGACTTCCCTTACGTCCGAGCTTTGATTAATAAATCAACCCATGACGGCTTTAAAGAAAAGTACTTGGCGTATGTTAAGAACGCTGAAAATCAATACAACACTTACTCTAACAATACCCAAGCAGCAACCACGCAAAACACAACAACCGCTAATCAAGCAACAACTAACCAAAACACAGCTACCAATACACAAACTACGACAGGCTATGCTGCTAACACGGCAACGGGGAATGGCACTGGTGCAACAACTGGAACTGGGACGGGGACTTCGACAACGGATACCACAACCGGAACCGGGACGACTGGTACACAAAGTAATACTCAGACCGGTACAGATCAGACACAAACCGGTACACTCCAATAA
- a CDS encoding C69 family dipeptidase translates to MESACTSILVGKNASLDGSTMIARNDDTFLPLTPQRFHINPAVKGRKGAKIKSWLNGFEAELPENGYRWPAVPNVDYKHNGYYDESSINEVNVAMSCTESTYGNEKALAYDPLVKDGLDEDCMQAMVAPYINSAREGVSYLGNLIKQYGSPAGNSVLFSDHNEVWYMEIVTGHLWLAQRIPDDAYAVAANQVAIQQVDFTDADNFMWAEGIQEYVEAHHLNPDKTGWNFRHIFGTMNEKDRHYNTPRVWYAHHLFDADFDMSPESAELPFIRRIEHKISVEDIEMLLGSHYNETPFDPMGHGTDADKYRYRPIGLNRTQNAHILQLRNDVPKEQAAIMWITMGMPTYTPFIPFFTNANDTDLSFSETPMKWDMKSAYWLYRTISVLVEGHYSQHIQGNVDYLNRCKQELRTMIEAIQVEAQKYQGAALTEYLTEQNHAIVKQMATEATSMIGELVMSGINLSKLTFNMDRNL, encoded by the coding sequence ATGGAATCAGCATGTACATCAATTTTAGTTGGTAAAAACGCATCATTGGACGGATCAACGATGATTGCGCGTAACGACGATACTTTTTTACCTTTAACACCACAACGGTTTCACATCAATCCAGCTGTTAAAGGGCGTAAGGGTGCTAAAATTAAATCTTGGTTAAACGGGTTTGAAGCCGAATTACCTGAGAATGGCTACCGATGGCCCGCTGTTCCGAATGTTGATTACAAACATAATGGTTATTATGATGAAAGTAGTATTAACGAAGTTAACGTGGCGATGAGCTGTACCGAAAGTACATATGGAAATGAAAAAGCCCTCGCTTATGATCCATTGGTGAAAGACGGGTTGGATGAAGATTGCATGCAAGCTATGGTTGCGCCGTACATTAACTCGGCGCGCGAAGGGGTCAGCTATCTCGGTAATTTGATTAAACAATACGGCTCACCCGCCGGCAATAGTGTGCTCTTTAGTGATCACAATGAAGTGTGGTATATGGAAATTGTGACAGGGCATTTATGGCTAGCACAACGGATTCCAGATGATGCTTATGCAGTTGCCGCCAACCAAGTGGCGATTCAACAAGTTGATTTCACGGATGCCGACAATTTTATGTGGGCAGAAGGCATTCAAGAATACGTTGAAGCCCATCATTTGAATCCGGATAAAACGGGCTGGAATTTCCGCCACATTTTTGGCACGATGAATGAAAAAGACCGGCACTATAATACACCACGGGTTTGGTACGCCCATCATTTATTTGATGCTGATTTTGATATGTCACCCGAATCGGCTGAATTACCATTTATTCGGCGTATTGAACATAAAATTAGTGTTGAAGATATTGAAATGTTGTTAGGCTCACATTATAATGAAACGCCATTCGATCCAATGGGGCATGGGACTGATGCCGACAAGTATCGTTACCGCCCAATCGGTTTGAATCGGACGCAAAATGCACATATTTTACAATTACGGAATGATGTGCCAAAGGAACAAGCGGCCATCATGTGGATCACAATGGGGATGCCAACGTATACACCGTTCATTCCATTTTTCACGAATGCGAACGATACGGATCTAAGTTTCAGCGAAACACCAATGAAATGGGATATGAAGAGTGCATATTGGTTATACCGGACAATTTCAGTATTGGTGGAAGGCCATTATAGCCAGCACATTCAAGGCAATGTAGATTACTTAAACCGTTGTAAGCAAGAATTACGAACGATGATTGAAGCCATTCAAGTGGAAGCACAAAAGTATCAAGGCGCTGCCTTAACGGAGTATTTGACTGAGCAAAACCATGCGATTGTTAAGCAGATGGCGACTGAAGCGACCTCGATGATTGGGGAACTCGTTATGTCGGGCATTAATTTATCGAAATTGACGTTCAATATGGATCGTAACCTATAA
- a CDS encoding MarR family winged helix-turn-helix transcriptional regulator has protein sequence MTAKATSKYSDDWEVVTHLSLIYRWIVSNLSDFVSGESLNYKVSFDQFLIMYEISTNENLTGSKLAKTMSVSRSAISRQCRLLKENGYVVEEHLQTDQRVKFLSLTKQGQDVLDRLVSRYVEKYREIEAQMGRDKVDGLIRFIDQFYLDVIEPSEYQDNKMGRSFLNKVKKMNEESAE, from the coding sequence ATGACAGCAAAAGCAACAAGCAAGTATTCTGATGATTGGGAAGTAGTAACGCATCTTTCATTGATTTATCGGTGGATTGTCAGCAATTTAAGCGACTTTGTCAGTGGAGAAAGTTTAAATTACAAAGTTTCTTTTGACCAATTTTTAATTATGTACGAAATTTCAACTAACGAAAACTTAACAGGTAGTAAGTTAGCTAAGACGATGAGTGTTAGTCGTTCAGCAATTTCACGCCAATGTCGGTTACTGAAAGAAAATGGGTACGTGGTTGAAGAACATCTTCAAACAGATCAACGGGTTAAATTTTTGAGCTTAACTAAACAAGGTCAAGACGTTTTAGACCGGTTGGTGAGCCGCTATGTTGAAAAATACCGTGAAATCGAAGCACAAATGGGCCGTGATAAAGTCGATGGTTTGATTCGATTCATTGATCAATTCTATTTAGATGTCATTGAACCAAGTGAATACCAAGATAACAAGATGGGCCGTTCATTCCTAAATAAAGTAAAGAAAATGAACGAAGAAAGTGCAGAATAG
- a CDS encoding acetate/propionate family kinase — translation MEKILAINAGSSTLKWQLFEMPSERVIAKGMIDRLGLSDSVFTVKYGNQEKFKQVQDITTHEQAATLLLTRLKELNIVTHLDEITGVGHRVVAGGEAFKDSAVINPVGLDEINRLAEYAPLHNPTQAYYIKIFTALLPGVPEVAVFDTSFYSTLPAENYLYSIPQAYYEKYGARKYGAHGTSHRFVAHRAAEMLDQPLETQKMITLHLGSGASITAIQDGHAVDTSMGFTPLAGITMGTRSGDIDVSLVAFLAEKLGKTMPEMITILNHKSGLLGISELSPDMRDLEETADSRPQSQLALDIFVNRVVKYVGSYVALMNGVDTLVFTAGSGENGSELRAAICEQLACFGVELDEDKNNVRSQERIISSDQSRVKVLIVPTNEELMIARDVMRLK, via the coding sequence ATGGAAAAAATTCTGGCTATTAATGCAGGTAGTTCAACACTGAAGTGGCAATTATTTGAAATGCCGTCTGAACGAGTAATCGCTAAAGGAATGATTGATCGGTTAGGCTTATCTGATTCTGTATTCACAGTGAAGTATGGCAATCAGGAAAAGTTTAAACAAGTCCAAGATATTACGACGCACGAACAAGCAGCAACGTTATTATTAACGCGGTTGAAGGAATTAAATATCGTAACCCATCTCGATGAGATTACGGGGGTTGGTCACCGGGTGGTTGCTGGTGGAGAAGCCTTCAAGGACTCTGCAGTAATTAATCCGGTTGGGCTCGATGAGATTAATCGTTTGGCTGAATATGCACCGTTGCATAATCCAACCCAAGCTTATTACATTAAAATTTTCACTGCATTATTGCCAGGCGTACCGGAAGTGGCTGTTTTTGACACGTCATTTTACAGTACGTTACCTGCCGAAAACTATTTATACAGTATTCCGCAAGCGTATTATGAAAAGTATGGGGCCCGTAAATACGGTGCGCATGGGACCAGTCATCGGTTTGTTGCTCATCGAGCGGCTGAAATGCTAGATCAGCCGCTTGAAACGCAAAAAATGATCACGTTGCACTTGGGCAGTGGTGCATCAATTACCGCGATTCAAGACGGGCACGCTGTCGATACATCAATGGGGTTCACACCACTTGCGGGGATTACGATGGGCACGCGATCTGGTGATATTGATGTCTCATTAGTAGCCTTTTTAGCTGAAAAATTAGGTAAGACAATGCCAGAGATGATCACAATTTTGAACCATAAGTCTGGCTTATTAGGGATTTCTGAACTATCACCGGATATGCGTGATTTAGAAGAAACCGCTGACTCACGACCACAATCCCAATTGGCGCTTGATATTTTTGTCAATCGAGTTGTGAAGTATGTCGGTTCTTACGTAGCTTTAATGAATGGAGTAGATACGCTGGTCTTTACTGCCGGTAGTGGTGAGAACGGCAGTGAATTACGGGCTGCCATTTGTGAACAACTCGCTTGTTTTGGTGTAGAATTGGATGAAGATAAAAATAATGTCCGCAGCCAAGAACGCATTATCAGCAGTGATCAATCACGCGTTAAGGTCCTGATTGTGCCAACTAATGAAGAGTTGATGATTGCCAGAGATGTTATGCGGTTAAAATAA
- a CDS encoding YdeI/OmpD-associated family protein yields MPQKPLSEYEVEIPRLIARLEDTPATKTFFDALTPGYQREWARYVYGAKAEETQQRHYVEMCQILDAGYKSKRGYGQAKKK; encoded by the coding sequence ATGCCACAAAAACCACTATCAGAATATGAAGTTGAGATTCCCCGATTGATTGCTCGATTAGAAGATACACCAGCCACAAAAACCTTTTTCGACGCACTAACACCAGGCTATCAACGCGAATGGGCACGTTATGTTTACGGCGCTAAAGCTGAAGAAACACAGCAACGACATTATGTTGAAATGTGTCAAATTTTAGATGCAGGTTATAAATCTAAACGAGGATACGGACAAGCAAAGAAAAAATAA